In a single window of the Candidatus Krumholzibacteriia bacterium genome:
- a CDS encoding cell division protein ZapA, giving the protein MSQEDTARAVKVTIYGNQYRVRGDADEKYIQGIADYVDQTMRSIAKGGHHISPTRIAILAAFNIADEMFRSSGVEEDGVVANPEDTGRLLKLFEGLEE; this is encoded by the coding sequence ATGAGCCAGGAAGATACCGCGCGCGCTGTCAAGGTCACGATCTATGGAAACCAGTATCGGGTGCGAGGCGATGCGGATGAAAAATACATCCAGGGGATTGCCGATTACGTGGATCAGACGATGCGTTCCATTGCAAAAGGCGGGCATCATATTTCCCCGACTCGGATCGCGATTCTTGCGGCCTTCAACATCGCTGACGAGATGTTTCGCAGTAGCGGAGTCGAGGAAGACGGGGTCGTGGCAAACCCGGAAGACACCGGCAGACTCCTCAAACTCTTTGAAGGCCTGGAAGAGTGA
- a CDS encoding cell division protein ZapB, translated as MAETTSFQLLEDKITRAIDKIADLKSENSELQKRMKVLEKEKAALTKTVARMGKQPVSKGSDLDVNKLRNKVDSLLGKLDELNL; from the coding sequence GTGGCAGAGACGACGAGTTTCCAATTGCTCGAAGACAAGATCACCCGTGCCATCGACAAGATCGCTGACCTGAAATCGGAAAACAGCGAACTTCAGAAACGCATGAAGGTTCTGGAGAAGGAAAAGGCCGCCCTGACGAAGACCGTGGCCCGGATGGGGAAGCAACCTGTCAGTAAGGGTTCTGATCTCGATGTGAATAAGCTCAGGAACAAGGTAGATTCCCTTCTGGGGAAACTGGACGAATTGAACCTCTAG
- a CDS encoding polyprenyl synthetase family protein — translation MSEHTAFLADFENYLSGLLGPVSMSHPTLHAAMTYSLLSPGKRLRPRLVQAVSLLGEDPGESLLPAAAAVECLHSYSLIHDDLPAIDNDDYRRGQASCHRQFGEAMAILAGDALQALAFESLTRALSHASLDKTSSLEIINRFSRMAGMTELVGGQAADMEPIPSFPEEELLPWIHGRKTAAMIRFCFSLGASLAGVKADLLHQLESAGEALGLAFQAVDDCLDKSADAGILGKTPGKDAEQGKLTYVKVLGLDRAREAAQGFHQKGLDMIPDSIEAAPLRELARLMVDRDF, via the coding sequence ATGAGTGAGCACACCGCATTTCTTGCAGACTTTGAAAACTACCTTTCCGGACTTCTTGGACCCGTCTCCATGTCTCACCCGACCCTTCACGCAGCGATGACCTATTCGCTCCTTTCTCCCGGTAAAAGACTTCGCCCCCGACTGGTTCAGGCCGTTTCCCTTCTCGGGGAGGATCCCGGTGAATCGCTGTTGCCGGCAGCAGCAGCCGTGGAATGCCTCCACAGTTATTCGCTCATCCATGATGATTTGCCGGCGATTGATAACGACGATTATCGAAGGGGGCAGGCAAGTTGTCATCGGCAGTTCGGAGAGGCCATGGCGATTCTTGCTGGCGACGCATTGCAGGCACTCGCTTTTGAGTCTCTCACGAGAGCTCTTTCTCATGCCAGTCTGGACAAGACTTCGTCCCTGGAGATCATCAATCGCTTTTCCCGTATGGCCGGAATGACAGAACTGGTGGGAGGGCAGGCTGCAGACATGGAGCCGATTCCTTCGTTTCCCGAAGAGGAACTTCTTCCCTGGATCCATGGGCGGAAGACTGCGGCGATGATCCGTTTTTGCTTCTCTCTGGGGGCTTCCCTTGCAGGAGTCAAGGCAGATCTCCTGCATCAGTTGGAGAGTGCTGGAGAGGCATTGGGTCTGGCATTTCAGGCCGTGGACGATTGCCTGGACAAGAGTGCTGATGCCGGAATCCTGGGGAAGACTCCGGGCAAAGATGCAGAACAGGGGAAGCTGACTTATGTCAAGGTTCTGGGTCTCGACCGTGCCCGGGAGGCCGCACAGGGTTTTCACCAGAAGGGTCTGGACATGATCCCTGACTCAATAGAGGCAGCGCCCCTTCGGGAATTGGCTCGTCTTATGGTGGACCGGGATTTCTGA
- a CDS encoding divergent PAP2 family protein, whose protein sequence is MLIFPVIATGLLAQTMKGFSRLSGQGRFRLGRLGDFESFPNFHALLSGALCGQLAQDPGLGTPAFTLAAIITVIILYDNSGVKRAAGKQAETLNRILTLSKGEWRRLIVLGQSPLRSWLAAILGAGISLALEECCLALGLGT, encoded by the coding sequence ATGTTAATCTTTCCTGTCATTGCAACGGGCCTTCTTGCTCAAACCATGAAGGGCTTTTCACGGCTTTCTGGACAGGGTCGCTTCAGGCTGGGTCGTCTGGGGGACTTTGAGAGTTTTCCGAATTTCCATGCCCTGCTCTCCGGTGCCCTCTGTGGACAGCTTGCCCAGGATCCCGGACTTGGAACTCCGGCTTTCACACTTGCCGCAATCATCACGGTCATTATCCTGTATGACAACTCCGGTGTGAAACGGGCTGCAGGGAAACAGGCAGAAACCCTTAACCGGATTCTCACTCTCTCGAAGGGGGAGTGGCGTAGGCTGATCGTCCTCGGGCAAAGTCCGCTCAGGAGCTGGCTGGCAGCCATTCTGGGGGCAGGAATCTCACTGGCTCTGGAAGAATGCTGCCTTGCTCTGGGTCTGGGCACTTGA
- the pheT gene encoding phenylalanine--tRNA ligase subunit beta, giving the protein MLISMNWLRDYVDIPESPEKLAEDLTMLGLNVESLTHRGNPLSELCVGKVLSCDRHPDADKLTVCSVDVGEEESKQIVCGAPNVREGLTVSVILPGRHLPDGSRIKKTKLRGVKSEGMICSSQEMALGLEHEGILEMEAGPAAGTPLSDIFGCEDWILDIDVTPNRPDQLGHLGVAREVAALYERELRIPEREIPEDLLEDSTPFPVEIAAAQACPRYIARTISGVTIAESPEWMRERLQAIGLRPINNVVDITNYVLHETGHPLHAFDRKNLEGDCIKVRFAKKGEKAVTLEEENIQLRPEDLLITDGTSAVALAGVMGCLNSGVSESSEDLVLESACFNASRIRATRKHHDMSTDSSYRFERQADFEMTDFASSRASRLILDIAGGRLSRAVTDLKPEKPEEKVILLRRSRVKTLLGLDLDCGKLANLLLRFQIPSEVEGDDLRVKVPSFRRDLLEEIDLIEEVARLYGYGSLPEENLQSNQMHSSKSKREKLRDRIHRAMTGLSFTELMTSSFMDERSLDQMKLPAEDPRRSLVTLRNPLVSFNEKMRSSLLPGMLDVLKLNVHRDEDQLRLYQLSRVYLAGEEKLPEEPEHLSLLATGLRAPEHWSEKSKAFDSSDLLGITLSLFRSLGVPVSVEYESGESFFAPGQGFRIIGSEGARLGEGGLLRASLLSDLKQKLTIYWMDLSLEKILEEEHSHPAHQEIPSYPPLRRDLALILPESLRWEAVEKVIKEKGGKSLENLYLFDVYSGRGIPEGTRSCAVRLRFRSKDGTLQDEKVDRQIRKILKTLKDTLGVDLRS; this is encoded by the coding sequence CGACTACGTGGACATCCCCGAATCTCCCGAGAAACTCGCCGAAGATCTCACCATGCTGGGCCTTAATGTGGAATCCCTTACTCATCGGGGTAATCCTCTCTCGGAATTATGTGTCGGAAAGGTTCTCTCCTGCGACCGCCACCCGGATGCGGACAAGCTGACTGTTTGCTCTGTCGACGTGGGGGAGGAGGAAAGCAAACAGATTGTCTGCGGCGCACCGAATGTCCGGGAGGGTCTGACCGTTTCCGTGATCCTGCCTGGGCGTCATCTTCCGGACGGAAGTCGCATCAAGAAGACAAAGTTGCGGGGAGTGAAGTCGGAGGGAATGATCTGTTCGAGCCAGGAAATGGCGCTAGGTCTGGAACATGAAGGGATTCTGGAAATGGAGGCCGGTCCTGCGGCAGGCACCCCTCTGTCGGATATCTTCGGGTGCGAGGACTGGATTCTGGACATCGATGTAACACCGAACCGGCCCGACCAGCTTGGCCATCTTGGCGTGGCACGCGAAGTCGCAGCTCTCTATGAAAGAGAGCTGCGTATTCCTGAGAGAGAGATCCCCGAGGATTTGCTGGAAGACAGTACTCCCTTCCCCGTAGAGATCGCAGCTGCTCAGGCTTGTCCCCGCTACATTGCCAGAACGATCTCGGGAGTCACCATCGCAGAAAGCCCGGAATGGATGCGGGAACGCCTGCAGGCTATCGGCCTTCGCCCCATCAACAATGTGGTGGATATCACGAACTATGTCCTTCATGAGACGGGTCACCCTCTACATGCTTTTGACAGGAAGAATCTGGAGGGAGACTGCATTAAGGTGCGTTTCGCGAAGAAGGGGGAAAAGGCCGTCACGCTGGAGGAGGAGAACATTCAACTCCGCCCTGAAGATCTTCTGATTACAGACGGAACTTCTGCCGTAGCCCTCGCAGGGGTGATGGGTTGCCTGAACTCCGGAGTATCTGAGTCGAGTGAGGACCTGGTTCTTGAGAGCGCTTGCTTCAATGCGTCCCGTATTCGTGCTACCCGCAAGCATCATGACATGAGCACGGATTCCTCCTATCGTTTCGAGCGGCAGGCTGACTTCGAGATGACAGACTTTGCCAGTTCCCGCGCCAGTCGCCTGATTCTGGACATCGCAGGGGGGCGTCTGTCGAGAGCGGTTACGGATCTCAAACCAGAGAAACCGGAAGAGAAGGTCATCCTCCTTCGTCGATCCCGGGTGAAGACTCTTCTGGGCCTGGATCTGGATTGCGGGAAACTTGCCAACCTTCTTCTGCGTTTTCAGATTCCTTCAGAAGTGGAGGGAGACGATTTGAGAGTAAAGGTTCCTTCTTTCAGGAGAGACCTTTTGGAGGAAATCGACCTGATTGAAGAAGTTGCCCGGCTATACGGATACGGATCTCTTCCTGAGGAAAATCTGCAAAGCAACCAGATGCATTCCTCGAAGAGCAAGAGAGAGAAGCTTCGGGACAGGATCCACAGAGCCATGACCGGGCTCTCTTTCACGGAATTGATGACCAGCAGTTTCATGGATGAGCGAAGCCTGGACCAGATGAAACTTCCCGCAGAGGATCCTCGACGCTCTTTGGTCACTCTCCGAAATCCTCTGGTCAGTTTCAATGAGAAGATGCGCAGCAGTCTTCTTCCCGGAATGCTCGATGTTCTGAAACTCAATGTTCATCGGGATGAAGACCAGTTACGACTCTATCAACTGTCTCGAGTCTATCTCGCCGGGGAAGAGAAGTTGCCGGAGGAGCCGGAACACCTTTCCCTTCTTGCCACGGGACTTCGCGCTCCCGAACACTGGAGCGAAAAGAGTAAGGCCTTTGACTCCAGCGATCTGCTCGGGATCACCCTCTCTCTCTTCCGTTCCCTGGGAGTTCCTGTCAGTGTGGAATACGAGAGCGGGGAGAGCTTCTTTGCGCCCGGGCAGGGTTTCCGGATTATCGGTTCAGAAGGTGCCAGGCTTGGAGAGGGGGGACTGCTTCGGGCTTCCCTTCTCTCGGATCTCAAGCAGAAATTGACGATCTACTGGATGGACCTCTCTCTGGAGAAGATTCTGGAGGAGGAACATTCACATCCTGCTCATCAGGAGATTCCCTCGTATCCGCCACTTCGCAGGGATCTGGCACTGATTCTCCCGGAGTCTCTACGCTGGGAAGCCGTCGAGAAGGTGATTAAGGAAAAAGGGGGAAAAAGCTTGGAAAACCTCTACCTCTTTGACGTATACTCTGGCCGTGGCATCCCTGAAGGTACAAGAAGTTGCGCCGTTCGTTTGAGGTTCCGCTCGAAGGATGGAACGCTTCAGGATGAGAAAGTGGATCGCCAGATCCGGAAGATTCTGAAGACGCTGAAAGACACACTGGGTGTAGACCTGAGATCCTGA
- the folD gene encoding bifunctional methylenetetrahydrofolate dehydrogenase/methenyltetrahydrofolate cyclohydrolase FolD, translating to MILLDGKALRDRILADIASALENEEEKPGLAVVQVGEDPASSVYIRNKIAACSKTGIRSRHLHLPDDCSQGELNRNLRELSQDSLVHGILLQLPLPTGLSDSEAMSALDPEKDVDGFHPHNLGRLLSSEEAPRPCTPAGIVELLRSEGIETRGKEVVILGRSLIVGKPAALLFLEKHSFGDATVTICHSRSKNLAEITRRADILVAAIGKAHFLDKEMVKKGAVILDVGINRMEDPRKKSGYRLVGDCNPEGMDGHVSAMTPVPGGVGPMTIAQLMRNTYEAWLRQTGRSRPHE from the coding sequence ATGATACTCCTGGATGGCAAGGCACTTCGAGACAGAATTCTTGCAGACATAGCCTCCGCACTGGAGAACGAAGAAGAGAAGCCCGGCCTGGCGGTGGTGCAGGTGGGAGAAGATCCGGCCAGTTCGGTTTACATTCGAAACAAGATTGCTGCCTGTTCGAAAACGGGGATTCGGTCAAGACATCTTCACCTCCCTGATGACTGCTCTCAAGGTGAACTGAATCGAAATCTCAGAGAGCTTAGCCAGGATTCTCTGGTTCATGGCATCCTTCTGCAACTGCCATTGCCTACTGGCCTCAGTGATTCAGAAGCGATGAGCGCTCTGGATCCCGAGAAGGATGTTGATGGTTTCCATCCTCATAATCTTGGTCGCCTCCTGAGTTCTGAAGAAGCTCCCCGCCCCTGTACCCCTGCGGGAATCGTGGAGCTTCTCAGGAGCGAGGGAATTGAAACCCGAGGCAAGGAAGTTGTCATTCTTGGGCGGAGCCTTATTGTCGGAAAACCTGCGGCTCTTCTGTTTCTTGAAAAGCACAGCTTTGGCGATGCAACCGTTACGATTTGTCACAGTCGAAGTAAGAATCTTGCAGAGATTACTCGCAGGGCGGATATCCTTGTGGCGGCCATCGGCAAGGCTCATTTTCTTGACAAGGAGATGGTCAAAAAGGGTGCTGTGATTCTGGATGTGGGAATTAACCGGATGGAAGATCCTCGCAAGAAGAGCGGCTACCGGCTGGTCGGTGATTGCAACCCAGAGGGAATGGACGGCCATGTTTCGGCAATGACCCCGGTTCCCGGGGGCGTCGGCCCCATGACCATTGCCCAGCTGATGAGGAACACCTATGAGGCCTGGCTCAGGCAGACAGGCAGGAGCCGGCCTCATGAGTGA
- a CDS encoding TIGR00282 family metallophosphoesterase, with protein MRVLFLADIMGSPGRKVLRHFLPLLIDQRKPDLVIANAENAAGGGGLTRSVAREIFDAGAQVLTGGNHSWDQKEGVALLDEDDRVLRPHNYPEDNPGSGLHSLPLADGQFFHILNLQGRVFMQALSCPFRLADKVLAKLEGPVFVDIHAEASSEKVALARYLDGRVSAVIGTHTHVQTSDARILQRGTAFLCDAGMTGPHDSVIGMKEESVLPRFLLQTPHRFEVAKGGLRLQGVLLDIDLSSAKALSIETVDLPLEDSP; from the coding sequence ATGAGAGTCCTCTTCCTTGCGGATATCATGGGGTCTCCGGGCCGTAAGGTATTGCGCCATTTCCTTCCCCTTCTCATTGATCAGCGGAAGCCGGATCTCGTGATTGCCAATGCCGAGAATGCTGCTGGTGGTGGTGGACTCACGCGGTCCGTCGCCAGAGAGATCTTTGATGCCGGGGCTCAAGTCCTGACGGGTGGAAACCACAGTTGGGATCAGAAAGAAGGGGTGGCCCTTCTGGACGAGGATGATCGGGTCCTTCGCCCTCATAACTACCCGGAGGATAATCCTGGTAGCGGCCTCCATTCCCTGCCACTAGCTGACGGCCAGTTCTTTCACATTCTGAATCTTCAGGGTCGGGTATTTATGCAAGCACTTTCTTGCCCCTTTCGGCTTGCTGACAAGGTTCTCGCCAAGCTGGAAGGCCCCGTCTTTGTCGATATTCACGCAGAGGCCAGTAGTGAAAAGGTCGCCTTGGCCCGCTATCTTGATGGTCGTGTGAGTGCTGTCATCGGCACTCATACCCATGTTCAAACCTCCGATGCCCGTATCCTTCAGCGAGGGACCGCTTTTCTCTGTGATGCCGGGATGACCGGGCCTCATGACAGTGTGATCGGAATGAAGGAAGAAAGCGTTCTTCCACGCTTCCTTCTTCAAACCCCTCACCGATTTGAGGTGGCCAAGGGCGGTCTTCGCCTTCAGGGCGTCCTCCTGGACATCGATCTCTCCAGCGCGAAAGCCCTTTCCATTGAAACCGTGGATCTCCCCCTGGAGGACTCGCCATGA